One window from the genome of Rhodobacteraceae bacterium S2214 encodes:
- the pdhA gene encoding pyruvate dehydrogenase (acetyl-transferring) E1 component subunit alpha, translated as MPPKKAAAKSNVSAEELLGHYREMLLIRRFEEKAGQLYGMGLIGGFCHLYIGQEAVVVGLEAAAKEGDKRITSYRDHGHMLACGMDPKGIMAELTGREGGFSKGKGGSMHMFSKEKHFYGGHGIVAAQVPLGAGLAFSDKYKGNDNVTFTYFGDGAANQGQVYETYNMAELWELPVVFVIENNQYAMGTSVQRSTKSPSLWERGAAYGIEGEEVDGMDVIKVKEAGERAVAHCRAGKGPYILEVKTYRYRGHSMSDPAKYRTREEVQKMRDERDPIEQVRDALLKGKHASEDDLKAIDKEIKAVVNEAAEFSKESPEPALEELWTDIYNEETA; from the coding sequence ATGCCGCCAAAGAAGGCCGCCGCGAAGTCGAACGTCTCAGCTGAAGAATTGCTGGGACATTACCGGGAAATGCTGCTGATCCGGCGGTTTGAAGAAAAGGCGGGCCAGCTTTATGGCATGGGTCTGATTGGTGGCTTTTGTCACCTTTATATCGGTCAGGAAGCCGTTGTTGTGGGTCTAGAGGCCGCAGCAAAAGAGGGCGACAAGCGCATCACATCTTACCGTGACCACGGCCACATGTTGGCCTGCGGCATGGACCCCAAAGGCATCATGGCCGAATTGACAGGTCGCGAAGGTGGCTTTTCAAAGGGTAAAGGCGGGTCGATGCACATGTTCTCGAAAGAGAAGCATTTCTACGGCGGCCACGGGATTGTTGCAGCACAGGTACCGCTGGGTGCCGGTCTGGCGTTTTCTGACAAATACAAAGGCAATGATAATGTGACCTTCACTTACTTCGGTGACGGCGCTGCCAACCAAGGTCAGGTTTACGAGACCTACAACATGGCTGAACTGTGGGAACTTCCCGTCGTGTTCGTCATTGAAAACAACCAATATGCGATGGGCACATCCGTTCAACGTTCGACGAAGTCCCCGTCCCTGTGGGAACGCGGTGCGGCTTACGGCATCGAAGGCGAAGAAGTTGACGGCATGGACGTCATCAAGGTCAAAGAGGCCGGCGAACGCGCAGTGGCACACTGCCGTGCTGGCAAAGGCCCGTACATCCTAGAGGTTAAGACATACCGCTATCGCGGCCATTCCATGTCTGACCCTGCGAAATACCGGACCCGCGAAGAAGTCCAAAAAATGCGCGACGAACGTGACCCGATTGAACAGGTCCGTGACGCGCTGCTGAAAGGCAAACACGCCTCCGAGGATGACTTGAAGGCCATCGACAAAGAAATCAAAGCTGTCGTGAACGAAGCTGCTGAATTCTCCAAGGAAAGCCCGGAGCCCGCGCTCGAAGAGCTTTGGACAGATATCTACAACGAGGAGACAGCATAA
- a CDS encoding pyruvate dehydrogenase complex E1 component subunit beta — MAIEILMPALSPTMEEGTLAKWLVKEGDTVSSGDIMAEIETDKATMEFEAVDEGIVGKIVVAEGTEAVKVNDVIAILVEEGEDVPEAGAAPTAPQAAAAPATEETAKAPAEAAAPAAPAPDQSPDWPEGTEMKKTTVREALRDAMAEEMRNDEDVFLMGEEVAEYQGAYKISQGLLDEFGAKRVIDTPITEHGFAGIATGASFGGLRPIVEFMTFNFAMQAIDHLINSAAKTLYMSGGQMGAPMVFRGANGAAARVGAQHSQCYAAWYMQVPGLKVAMPYSAADAKGLLKTAIRDNNPVIFLENEIMYGKSFDVPVMDDFTIPFGKAKIERAGDDVTIVSFGIGMTYALEAAEKLAAEGINAEVINLRTLRPMDTETILASVRKTNRCVTVEEGWPQGSVGGYISGVIMQEAFDYLDAPVITCTGKDVPMPYAANLEKHALLTTDEVVDACKKVTYR; from the coding sequence ATGGCTATCGAAATTCTCATGCCCGCCCTGTCTCCGACGATGGAAGAAGGTACATTGGCCAAATGGCTGGTGAAAGAAGGCGACACCGTTTCATCCGGCGACATTATGGCCGAGATTGAGACCGACAAAGCAACGATGGAATTCGAAGCTGTTGACGAAGGTATCGTCGGCAAGATCGTTGTGGCCGAAGGCACCGAAGCTGTGAAGGTGAACGACGTCATCGCGATCCTCGTGGAAGAAGGCGAAGACGTACCAGAAGCTGGTGCAGCACCTACAGCGCCGCAAGCAGCCGCCGCACCCGCAACGGAAGAGACTGCCAAAGCCCCAGCCGAGGCCGCAGCACCTGCCGCCCCTGCCCCAGACCAGTCGCCTGATTGGCCCGAAGGCACCGAAATGAAGAAGACCACGGTCCGCGAAGCCTTGCGCGACGCGATGGCTGAAGAAATGCGGAACGACGAAGACGTATTCCTGATGGGTGAAGAAGTTGCCGAATACCAAGGCGCTTACAAAATCTCCCAAGGTCTGTTGGACGAATTCGGCGCCAAACGCGTGATTGATACGCCGATCACCGAGCATGGTTTTGCTGGGATCGCCACTGGCGCATCCTTTGGTGGTCTGCGCCCGATTGTGGAATTCATGACATTCAACTTCGCGATGCAAGCGATTGACCACCTGATCAACTCTGCGGCCAAGACATTGTATATGTCAGGCGGTCAGATGGGTGCACCTATGGTGTTCCGTGGGGCCAATGGTGCAGCGGCGCGTGTGGGTGCCCAGCATTCCCAGTGTTACGCCGCTTGGTATATGCAGGTTCCGGGTCTGAAGGTTGCGATGCCTTACTCTGCAGCTGATGCCAAAGGTTTGCTGAAAACAGCGATCCGCGACAATAACCCTGTGATCTTCCTCGAGAACGAAATCATGTACGGCAAGTCGTTTGACGTGCCTGTCATGGATGACTTCACCATTCCATTCGGGAAAGCCAAAATTGAACGGGCGGGCGACGACGTCACCATTGTATCCTTCGGGATTGGCATGACCTACGCGCTTGAGGCGGCTGAGAAATTGGCGGCCGAAGGCATCAATGCCGAAGTGATCAACCTGCGGACATTGCGTCCAATGGATACCGAAACTATCCTCGCGTCTGTGCGCAAGACCAACCGTTGTGTGACCGTCGAAGAAGGCTGGCCGCAAGGCAGCGTCGGCGGCTACATCTCTGGTGTGATCATGCAAGAAGCGTTCGATTACCTCGATGCGCCAGTGATCACATGCACAGGTAAAGACGTGCCGATGCCATATGCGGCGAACCTTGAAAAGCATGCGCTTTTGACCACGGACGAAGTGGTAGATGCGTGCAAAAAGGTAACGTACCGGTGA
- a CDS encoding pyruvate dehydrogenase complex dihydrolipoamide acetyltransferase has translation MPIEILMPALSPTMEEGTLAKWLVKEGDTVSSGDVMAEIETDKATMEFEAVDEGVIGKIVIAEGSEGVKVNEVIAVLLEDGESADDIGSAPAAKAEPAAPTAAAAAEAAPAGGSDKAATPAPAAPVKDGERVFATPLARRIAADKGLDLADVAGSGPRGRIVKADVENAQPGTKPAAAAASAPAKAAPAAAASVATGPSTDAVLKTYADRPYEEISLDGMRKTIAARLTEAKQSVPHFYLRRDINLDALLKFRSQLNKQLEPRGVKLSVNDFIIKACALALQQVPEANAVWAGDRTLQFEKSDVAVAVAIEGGLFTPVLKDAEMKSLSALSAEMKDLATRARDRKLAPHEYSGGSFAISNLGMFGIDNFDAIINPPHAAILAVGAGTKKPIVGADGELTVGTVMSTTLSVDHRVIDGALGANLLNAIKDNLENPMTMLA, from the coding sequence ATGCCTATTGAAATCCTGATGCCCGCCCTGTCGCCTACGATGGAAGAAGGGACGCTTGCCAAATGGCTCGTCAAAGAAGGTGACACTGTGTCGTCTGGCGACGTGATGGCTGAAATTGAAACAGACAAAGCCACGATGGAATTCGAAGCCGTTGACGAAGGTGTGATCGGTAAGATCGTAATCGCCGAAGGGTCCGAAGGCGTGAAGGTCAACGAAGTGATCGCTGTTCTGCTCGAAGATGGCGAAAGCGCGGATGATATTGGGTCAGCACCTGCGGCCAAAGCGGAACCGGCAGCGCCAACTGCTGCCGCGGCTGCAGAGGCGGCCCCCGCAGGGGGCTCCGATAAGGCCGCCACACCTGCGCCAGCAGCACCTGTCAAAGACGGAGAACGTGTTTTCGCGACCCCTCTTGCCCGCCGCATCGCCGCTGACAAAGGTCTGGATCTGGCCGACGTCGCAGGTTCCGGCCCGCGTGGCCGTATTGTGAAGGCTGACGTGGAAAACGCGCAACCGGGTACAAAACCTGCTGCAGCTGCGGCAAGCGCGCCAGCGAAAGCGGCCCCTGCTGCTGCTGCTTCCGTCGCCACAGGCCCAAGCACCGATGCCGTTCTCAAGACTTATGCCGATCGCCCTTACGAGGAAATTTCGCTCGACGGAATGCGCAAAACGATTGCTGCCCGCCTGACAGAGGCAAAGCAATCCGTGCCGCACTTCTACCTGCGCCGCGATATCAATCTGGACGCCTTGCTCAAGTTCCGCAGCCAGTTGAACAAACAGTTGGAGCCACGCGGCGTGAAGCTGTCCGTGAACGATTTCATCATCAAGGCCTGTGCTTTGGCGTTGCAGCAAGTTCCTGAAGCCAACGCCGTTTGGGCTGGTGATCGCACACTGCAGTTCGAAAAATCTGACGTTGCGGTTGCTGTCGCGATTGAAGGCGGGTTGTTCACACCGGTCCTGAAGGACGCCGAAATGAAGTCCCTGTCGGCTTTGTCCGCTGAAATGAAGGACCTCGCCACCCGTGCGCGCGACCGCAAGCTGGCCCCGCACGAATATAGCGGTGGATCATTCGCGATTTCCAACCTCGGCATGTTCGGCATCGACAACTTTGATGCAATCATCAACCCACCGCACGCCGCAATTCTGGCCGTTGGTGCAGGCACGAAAAAGCCAATTGTCGGCGCTGATGGTGAACTGACTGTGGGCACTGTAATGTCCACAACGCTGAGCGTGGATCACCGTGTGATTGATGGCGCGCTGGGTGCGAACCTGCTCAACGCCATCAAGGACAATCTTGAGAACCCAATGACAATGCTCGCGTAA
- the cysE gene encoding serine O-acetyltransferase, producing the protein MAQNNAALSTVDPVWHRIREEAEAAIMSEPLMGGLVHAGILHHGSFEQALAYRISMKLASREMSEQILREILDEAYAADTNLTASARADLVAIFDRDPACHRLMQPLLFFKGFQAVQAYRLGHWLWNTGRKDLSYYVQMRVSELFGVDIHPAARIGKGIMIDHAHSIVVGETAVVGDNVSMLHSVTLGGTGKEDDDRHPKIADGVLIGAGAKVLGNITVGHCSRIAAGSVVLEPVPPMKTVAGVPARIVGESGCSQPSLTMDHLFDAIS; encoded by the coding sequence ATGGCCCAAAATAACGCAGCCCTGAGCACGGTTGACCCCGTGTGGCATCGCATCCGCGAAGAAGCTGAAGCCGCGATCATGTCCGAACCATTGATGGGTGGATTGGTGCATGCTGGCATCCTGCACCACGGCAGCTTTGAACAAGCACTGGCCTACAGGATTTCCATGAAGCTCGCGTCACGCGAAATGTCAGAACAAATCCTGCGGGAAATCTTGGACGAAGCATATGCGGCGGACACCAATCTGACAGCATCTGCGCGGGCCGACCTCGTTGCTATCTTTGATCGTGATCCGGCTTGCCACCGTTTGATGCAACCGCTGTTGTTCTTCAAAGGCTTTCAAGCGGTGCAGGCTTACCGTCTTGGGCATTGGCTGTGGAATACGGGTCGTAAAGACTTGTCTTATTACGTGCAGATGCGCGTGTCCGAATTGTTCGGGGTGGACATCCACCCGGCAGCGCGGATCGGTAAAGGCATTATGATCGACCACGCACATTCGATTGTCGTTGGTGAAACAGCCGTTGTCGGCGATAACGTGTCGATGCTGCATTCGGTTACACTTGGCGGGACCGGAAAAGAAGACGACGATCGTCATCCGAAAATCGCGGACGGTGTGTTGATCGGGGCAGGGGCCAAGGTGCTGGGGAATATCACCGTGGGCCATTGCAGCCGGATCGCAGCAGGTTCTGTCGTGCTGGAACCTGTGCCGCCGATGAAAACGGTGGCGGGTGTGCCCGCACGGATCGTGGGCGAAAGCGGCTGTTCACAACCGTCGCTGACAATGGACCACCTGTTCGACGCGATCAGCTAG